The Bradyrhizobium guangxiense genomic sequence GCGCCAGATGGAGACGGGTCCGGGTCGAGATGGCGGCCGTGCTGGCCTCAGGCGACTGCATCCACGGCCTTCAGGCGGGGTCCAACGTTGTCTTGAGGCCGGTTCTCGCATAGAAGCGCTGCTCTTCCTGTTTAAGCGTCAGCTTCAGGAACGGGCTTTTTCATCGGAGAGTGAACGATGGGTTACAAAGTCGCAGTCGTCGGCGCGACCGGCAATGTCGGACGGGAAATGCTCAACATCCTCGATGAGCGCAAATTCCCCGCGGACGAGGTCGTGGCGCTGGCCTCACGCCGCAGCGTCGGCGTCGAGGTCTCCTATGGCGACCGGACCCTGAAGGTCAAAGCGCTCGAGCATTACGATTTCTCCGACGTCGACATCTGCCTGATGTCGGCGGGCGGGTCGGTGTCGAAGGAATGGTCGCCGAAGATCGGCGCCGCCGGCGCTGTGGTGATCGACAACTCCTCGGCTTGGCGCATGGATCCGGACGTGCCGCTGATCGTGCCGGAGGTGAATGCGGCTGCGACCGAAGGCTTCAAGAAGAAGAACATCATCGCCAACCCGAACTGCTCGACCGCGCAGCTCGTGGTCGCGCTGAAGCCCTTGCACGACAAGGCGACGATCAAGCGCGTCGTGGTCTCGACCTATCAATCGGTGTCGGGCGCCGGCAAGGACGCTATGGACGAATTGTTCTCGCAGACCAAGGCCGTCTACACCAATGACGAGCTGGTCGCGAAGAAATTCCCCAAGCGCATCGCCTTCAACGTCATCCCCCACATCGACGTCTTCATGGAAGACGGCTTCACCAAGGAAGAGTGGAAGATGATGGCGGAGACCAAGAAGATTCTTGATCCCAAGATCAAGCTCACCGCCACCTGCGTGCGCGTGCCCGTGTTCGTCGGCCACTCCGAGGCCGTCAACATCGAGTTCGAGAATCCGATCACCGCCGATGAAGCGCGCGAGATCCTGCGCAAGGCGCCCGGCTGCCTCGTCATCGACAAGCAGGAGCCCGGCGGCTACGCCACGCCGTACGAGGCGGCCGGCGAGGACGCGACTTACATCAGCCGCATCCGCGAGGACGCGACGGTGGAGAACGGTCTCGTGCTGTGGTGCGTGTCCGACAATCTGCGCAAGGGCGCCGCGCTGAACGCGATCCAGATCGCGGAAGTGCTGATCAACCGCAAGCTGATCAGCGCGAAGAAGCAGGCGGCCTAAGCTCCGTCCACTCCCTCGTCGTCCCGGACAAGCGCGCAAAAAGCGCGCGCCGATCCGGGACCCATAACCACAGGACGTGGTTTGGCGCCAGGCCGGCAACTCCGAGTCTTCGCAAAACGACTGCTGCGGCGTATGGGTCCCGGATCTGCGCTTGCGCTTGTCCGGGACGACGATCTCGTTTGACGAGAGAGTTTGCGAAATCGCCTACGCCACGCTTTGCGCGTTCTTGAATTCCTTCGCGACCTTGTCCAGCACGAACAGCGATCCCTCCGCGACGCCGAAATAGGCGCCGTGGGTCTGCATCTGGCCGCTCTCCACGGCCTTGCGCACGAACGGGAACGTCATCAGGTTCTCCAGGCTGCGGAACACCGCGGCCTTCTCGATGCGCTCGACGAATTGCGCCATGGTCTCGTGGTCGCGCTGCTCGACCACTTCGCCCGGCTTGATGAACATCTGCATCCATTTGCCGATGAAGTCGCCGGGCGTGAGTGGCTCGATCTTGTCGACGAAGGCGCGGATGCCGCCGCATTGGGCGTGGCCGAGCACGACGATGTGCTTCACCTTCAACACCGTCACCGCATATTCCAGCGCCGCCGACACGCCATGGGCGTTCTCGTCGGGCTGATAGGTCGGTACCAGATTGGCGATGTTGCGGACCACGAACAGTTCGCCCGGGCCGACGTCGAAGATCACCTCGGGCGAGACGCGGCTGTCGCAACAGCCGATCACCATCACTTCCGGCGACTGTCCCTTCACCGACAGCTCGCGATAGCGGTTCTGCTCGGTCGGCAGCCGCTGGGTGGCGAAGGCCTTGTAGCCTTCCAGCAAATGCTTCGGGAATGTCATCATGCCTATGCCTAACCATATACCGCAGGGTCGAACAAGCCTTTCGAACGGGCAGGCCAAGTGCTATCGGCTTCGGTCAGAAGAGAGAGACGAGGAAACCGGAAGGAACGCCCGCATGACCCGTCCGCGCCGCAGCCATCTGTTCATGCCCGGCTCCAACCCTCGTGCGCTGGAGAAAGCGCGCAATCTCCCCGCCGACGGCCTGATCCTGGACCTGGAGGATTCCGTTGCGCCCGAGGCCAAGGCGCTGGCGCGTGACGGAATTGCCGCGGCGATTGCCGCCAAGGGCTTTGGCAGGCGCGAGATCTTGATCCGCACCAATGGTCTCGACACGCCCTGGTGGGCGGATGACGTCGCCATGGCGGCCAAGGCTTCGCCCGATGGCATCCTGGTTCCAAAAGTTTCAAGCATCGAAGATCTCGACGCGATCGGCCGCCGCCTCGCCGAGCTCGGCGCAGCGCCGACGGTGAAGGTCTGGGCCATGATCGAGACCGCGCGCGCCGTGCTGCATGCCGAGGAGCTGGCTGCGGCGGGCCGCGATCCCGGGACGCGCCTGTCCGGTTTCGTGTTCGGCCCGAACGACATCTCGCGTGAGACGCGGATCCGGATGTTGCCGGGGCGCGCCGCCATGATCCCGATGATCACCCATTGCATCCTGGCGGCGCGCGCCCATGGCCTCGAAATCCTCGACGGTCCCTATAGCGACATCGCCAATTCCGACGGCTTCGCCACCGAATGCGCGCAAGGCCGCGACCTCGGCTTCGACGGCAAGACGCTGATCCATCCCTCGCAGATCGAAGCCTGCAACGCGATCTTCACGCCGCCGGAAGAGGACGTCGCGCGCGCACGAAAGATCATCGCAGCGTTCGAGCTGCCGGAGAACGCCTCGCGCGGCGCGATCCGCCTCGATGGTGCGATGGTCGAGCGCCTGCATGCCGACATGGCCCGGCGCACGATCGCCATCGCGGATGCGATCGCTGCGATGGGGAAGGGCTGAGGCGTGCGCTCCCGTTCCGTCCTGCTCGATCTCGACGGAACGCTGGTGGATTCCCGGCCGGGCATCGTCGCGAGCTGCTCGGCCGCATTGCGGGCGCTCGGACATGATCCCGACGATGCGCCCGAGATACCAGTCGGGCCACCGCTCGAAGACATCTTGCAGATCTTGCTGGCGGCGTATGGCGACGATCGAATCGATCAAGCCGCCGTGGCCTATCGCGAGCACTACGGCCAGGCCGGCCTGCTCGGAAGCGAGCTTTATCCCGGAATCGGCGCAGCGATCGAGGACATGCGGCGCGCCGGATTGCGGATCTATCTCGCCACCTCGAAGCGCCAGGTTTTCGCGCAACGAATTTTGCAGAACCTGAATCTGGCCGAGTTTTTCGATGGCATCTACGGCTCAAGGCCGGGCGGCAGCCTGGATCACAAGCCGGAGCTGCTCGCCCATATCCTGTCCGATCAGGACATCTCCGCCGCGCACAGCCTCATGGTCGGCGATCGGCGTCACGACATCGTCGGTGCTCACGCCGTCGAGATGCGCAGCCTCGGCGTGCTCTGGGGCTATGGCAGCCGGGATGAGCTGGAGACGGCAGGCGCAGATCAGTTGGTCGAACAGCCCATTGATCTCGCGCGCGCGGTTCTGTCGATGATCCCCGGCTAGGTTCGGTCCACGGTGCGTCGGCGCGGGGAATACGATGGGAGTTGCGTGGCCGCCTTACTGCCTTCGTCTCGCATTCTTCAAAGTCTCGGAGGGCAGCTCGCCGATGGCGAGACGATATTCGGATGCGAAACGTCCGAGATTTCGAAAGCCGCATTTGAACGCCACAGCAAGCACGCTGGTTTGCGCATCAGGCCGTCGCAACAGCTCTGCCGCGCGATAGAGCCGGACGCGCCGCGCGAACTGGCCCGGTGATCCCCGTCCGGACTCGGAGAACTCCCGGAATACCGTCCGCACGCTCACATTGGCGACCTCCGCGATCCTTTCGAGGTCGAGCGGTTCGTCCCAATGGGCCTCGATATAGGATTCCACGATGTCGACCACGGCCCGGTGGGCGCGCGGCGCGGAGCGCTGCAGCCGGTCAGAGAAGTTGTGCCGATGCGCCAAAAGAATCCGGACCATCAGCGCCCGCTCGAGTTCGGCGATGGCGATGGGCGAGTAATCCTGCCCGAATCTTTCCAGCTCCTCGGCAAATCTGAAAACGTCATGCCGGACCTGCTTCATCACCAAGGGGTCGGCTTCGTCCGAGGCGAAGCGCAAGGTCACGCCGCAATCGTCGCCGAGCAGGTTGTTCAACAAGCGCGTGATGGCCGGGACATCTATCCTCAACACCAATTGGCGGTAGCCCGGCGCGAAGTCGAGATCCAGCCTGGCGTCTCCGGAGATGATCGGACGCCAGGCCTCGAGAGGCCGGCTGTTCCCCTGGGTCTTGAAGCCCGCCGTGCCCTGGATGGAGAAGAACTGGCGGAGAATCTGCGATTCAGGGAAGGACAGCGATGCCGCGCCATCATAGGCGCAGAACGCGAGGCCGATGGAATTCAGGCGAGCAAAATTGGCCTGGATGCCGAATTCGTGGCCGCGCTTGCCAAACCGATCGGCACCATAGGCCGAGAACAGGCGGTCGCGCGCAAACTCGCTGTCGCGCGACCGTAGCAAAGGATAGCGGTCAAGGTATGAAACGGCGCCCAAATCAGGATCCTCAAAACGCTCAAGCTACTGAATCGGAATCGCAGCGCTACCAATTGGAGATTGCACGGAATAGCCAATGGGCGAGATTGATCCGTTGCCAGCGAGAGGGCCGTCGCTTGCTCGTCCTGCGACAAATTGTCGGGACGTTCGATGCAAGATCATTTCGTTTCATTCGCAGAGTCGAGGTTTTGCCGAATACCGATAGCGAATTTAGCGAGACCTTCGCAGTTCGTCGCCGATGGCGCGGTCAAGGTGGCCGTGTGTCGCTGTCGGGTTAATCGCCCTGGCAAAAAGCGGCCATTGTGTCTGCGATCGGACAAATATTCTGATAATTCGATTCAGATATCTGCTTCATTCGCAAGAACGGCGGTCGAGCGAAAATGCTCCGCCGCGACAGGATGAATGGTTAAGGCCGGTTCGCTGTGCTGCGGACTGAGCGTCAATTTCGGAGCAAGACGAATGTTTGGTCGCAAGTTTCTGGGCGATGCGCAGGCGCAAATTGATGCGGTTAGCCGCTCGCAGGCCATGATCGAGTTCAACATGGACGGCACGATCGTCAAGGCCAACAAGAACTTCCTGGATGCGCTCGGCTACAGTCTTGACCAGATCCAGGGCAAGCACCACTCCATGTTCGTGCCGGCCGATCAGCGTGACGGCACGGATTACCAGGCGTTCTGGGCAGCACTGCGTCGCGGCGAGTTTCAGGCAGGCGAGTTCAAGCGCATCGCGAATGGCGGCCGCCCGATTTGGATCGAAGCGTCATACAATCCGGTGCTCGGCAATGATGGCAAGCCGGTCAAGGTGATCAAGATTGCGACCGACATTACTGCGAAGAAGCTGCGCAGCATGTCTGATGCGTCGAAGCTTGCCGCCATCAATCGCGCTCAGGCCGTGATCGAGTTCAAGCTCGACGGCACCATCGTCACCGCCAACGAGAATTTCTGCAAGACGCTCGGCTATCCGCTGGCCGAGATCGAGGGCAAGCACCACAGCCTGTTCGTGCCCGCCGCTGAGCGGGATAGTGCGGCCTATCGCGAATTCTGGGAGAAGCTCAACCGCGGGGAGTACCAGGCCGGTGAGTTCAAGCGCATCGGCAAGGGCGGCAAGGAAGTGTGGATCCTGGCGAGCTATAATCCCGTGCTGGACGATACGGGGAAGCCCTTCGGTGTCGTCAAATTCGCAAACGACATTACTGCTGACAAGCTGAAGAACGCCGATCTGGCCGGCCAGATCGCGGCGATCGACAAGGCGCAGGCGGTGATCGAGTTCAACATGGACGGCACGATCATCACGGCGAACGTCAACTTCCTGAGCGCGGTCGGCTACTCGCTGGCCGAGATCAAGGGTCACCACCACAGTATGTTCGTCGAGCCCTCGGAGCGAGACGGCGCCGCCTATCGCGAGTTCTGGGCGGCGCTCAATCGCGGCGAATACCAGGCGGCCGAATACAAGCGCATCGGCAAGGGCGGCAAGGAGATCTACATCCAGGCCTCCTATAATCCGATCTTCGATCTCAACGGCAATCCGTTCAAAGTGGTGAAATACGCGACCGACACCACCAGGCAGGTGCTGGTCCGGATGGGCAACGAGCGCGTCCGCGCCATGATGGAATCGGTTGCTGCGGGCTCCGAGGAACTCAACGCATCGGTGCGAGAGATCTCAGAGGCCATGACCAAATCGCGCGAAACCGCGATCGGCGCCGTTGAGCAGGTCTCCTCTGCCGATGCCCAGGCCCAGCGCCTCACTGATGCCGCGCAGTCGATGAGCGGCATCGTGGAAATGATCAACAACATCACCGGTCAGATCAATCTGCTGGCCCTCAACGCAACGATCGAATCGGCCCGTGCCGGGGAAGCCGGCCGCGGCTTTGCCGTGGTCGCATCCGAGGTGAAGGGGCTTGCCAACCAAGCCAAGCAGGCCACCGATAAGATCGCTCAGGAGATCGGCAGCCTCAATCAGATATCGGGGGACGTCGTCGGTGCCCTCGTTGCGATCAAGCAGGCCATCAACAATGTCAGCGAGTACGTGACGTCGACGGCCGCGGCGATCGAGGAGCAGAGCACGGTGACGAACGAGATGTCGACCAGCATGCAGCGCGCCGCCGCCGAGGCGGCCGCGATGGTGAACCGCGCTTGATCAGCCGGCCACTTCAAATCAACCTCCGGAGTGCATGCCGCCTTTGACGCAACAGACAGAAGCCGTTCAGCTACGGCTCAGTCTCCGGACGGCAGGACTTCACGAGGCGCCGCTCACCGCGGCGCGAGGTCGGCGCGATTGAGCGACTCCAAGGTCGAGGCGTTGGCGCAATAGCCGTGGTAATTCTCCGCGGCGGTGCCGTCGGCGAGATCGCGGTCGCATTCTGGCTTGTGACCGCACAGCGAGCAGACCCGCTCCATGTCGCGCAGCAGCAGCGGCTGCGCGCGGCCGAGGCCTTCGGCGCTGATACCGAGCTGCTGCAGCATCATTGGCAGCTCGTCGGCGGAATGCTTGCCGTGACGGACCAGCTCTTCCAGATCGTCGGGCGCGATCCTCAAATCGCTCGCGATCCGGTCGAAATCGGCGCGGTCGAGCTGCCGGATCTCGTTCATCTCGCGGCGATGCTTCAGCCAGCTCGCAAAGGAGTCGATGAGGTCCTGGACGATGGGATAAGGCCTGCTTGCGGTGCTCATGGAAAGCTCCCTTCGGACGGCGGAACTGAAGCCAATTAAGCACGATGTTGCAGAGGCGCGTTGCGCTGGATCAAACTGGAATGAGCGGGGCTCTGCCGACCTCTCCCGCTTGCGGGAGGGGTCGCGCACTTCCCGCGCAGCAGCTAGCCGAATCGCTCCGTCGCCCAGGCGTACAGGCTGCCCGGTATAGGCTTTTCGCCGCCGCGGCCCTTGGGCGAGATGTGCAGGCCGATGATCTCGGGGTTGGTGACGAGACCGAGATAGCTCGAGGGATCGAAGAACAGCTTTGGCTCGGCGTGCACGGCGTAGAATGACTGCTTCGGCAGCGCATTGTGCAATTCGCCGGTGCGGCGTGCGAGCGCGGTCAGTGCTGCGGGTCCATAGATCGCGACGCGAATGTCCGACAGACGGTTGGAGCCGCCGCGCAGGCGCTGCATCATGAAGGTGATGCGGTGGCGCAGCGACAGCCAGT encodes the following:
- a CDS encoding aspartate-semialdehyde dehydrogenase, with product MGYKVAVVGATGNVGREMLNILDERKFPADEVVALASRRSVGVEVSYGDRTLKVKALEHYDFSDVDICLMSAGGSVSKEWSPKIGAAGAVVIDNSSAWRMDPDVPLIVPEVNAAATEGFKKKNIIANPNCSTAQLVVALKPLHDKATIKRVVVSTYQSVSGAGKDAMDELFSQTKAVYTNDELVAKKFPKRIAFNVIPHIDVFMEDGFTKEEWKMMAETKKILDPKIKLTATCVRVPVFVGHSEAVNIEFENPITADEAREILRKAPGCLVIDKQEPGGYATPYEAAGEDATYISRIREDATVENGLVLWCVSDNLRKGAALNAIQIAEVLINRKLISAKKQAA
- a CDS encoding carbonic anhydrase is translated as MMTFPKHLLEGYKAFATQRLPTEQNRYRELSVKGQSPEVMVIGCCDSRVSPEVIFDVGPGELFVVRNIANLVPTYQPDENAHGVSAALEYAVTVLKVKHIVVLGHAQCGGIRAFVDKIEPLTPGDFIGKWMQMFIKPGEVVEQRDHETMAQFVERIEKAAVFRSLENLMTFPFVRKAVESGQMQTHGAYFGVAEGSLFVLDKVAKEFKNAQSVA
- a CDS encoding HpcH/HpaI aldolase/citrate lyase family protein, giving the protein MTRPRRSHLFMPGSNPRALEKARNLPADGLILDLEDSVAPEAKALARDGIAAAIAAKGFGRREILIRTNGLDTPWWADDVAMAAKASPDGILVPKVSSIEDLDAIGRRLAELGAAPTVKVWAMIETARAVLHAEELAAAGRDPGTRLSGFVFGPNDISRETRIRMLPGRAAMIPMITHCILAARAHGLEILDGPYSDIANSDGFATECAQGRDLGFDGKTLIHPSQIEACNAIFTPPEEDVARARKIIAAFELPENASRGAIRLDGAMVERLHADMARRTIAIADAIAAMGKG
- a CDS encoding HAD hydrolase-like protein, encoding MRSRSVLLDLDGTLVDSRPGIVASCSAALRALGHDPDDAPEIPVGPPLEDILQILLAAYGDDRIDQAAVAYREHYGQAGLLGSELYPGIGAAIEDMRRAGLRIYLATSKRQVFAQRILQNLNLAEFFDGIYGSRPGGSLDHKPELLAHILSDQDISAAHSLMVGDRRHDIVGAHAVEMRSLGVLWGYGSRDELETAGADQLVEQPIDLARAVLSMIPG
- a CDS encoding helix-turn-helix transcriptional regulator encodes the protein MGAVSYLDRYPLLRSRDSEFARDRLFSAYGADRFGKRGHEFGIQANFARLNSIGLAFCAYDGAASLSFPESQILRQFFSIQGTAGFKTQGNSRPLEAWRPIISGDARLDLDFAPGYRQLVLRIDVPAITRLLNNLLGDDCGVTLRFASDEADPLVMKQVRHDVFRFAEELERFGQDYSPIAIAELERALMVRILLAHRHNFSDRLQRSAPRAHRAVVDIVESYIEAHWDEPLDLERIAEVANVSVRTVFREFSESGRGSPGQFARRVRLYRAAELLRRPDAQTSVLAVAFKCGFRNLGRFASEYRLAIGELPSETLKNARRRQ
- a CDS encoding methyl-accepting chemotaxis protein encodes the protein MFGRKFLGDAQAQIDAVSRSQAMIEFNMDGTIVKANKNFLDALGYSLDQIQGKHHSMFVPADQRDGTDYQAFWAALRRGEFQAGEFKRIANGGRPIWIEASYNPVLGNDGKPVKVIKIATDITAKKLRSMSDASKLAAINRAQAVIEFKLDGTIVTANENFCKTLGYPLAEIEGKHHSLFVPAAERDSAAYREFWEKLNRGEYQAGEFKRIGKGGKEVWILASYNPVLDDTGKPFGVVKFANDITADKLKNADLAGQIAAIDKAQAVIEFNMDGTIITANVNFLSAVGYSLAEIKGHHHSMFVEPSERDGAAYREFWAALNRGEYQAAEYKRIGKGGKEIYIQASYNPIFDLNGNPFKVVKYATDTTRQVLVRMGNERVRAMMESVAAGSEELNASVREISEAMTKSRETAIGAVEQVSSADAQAQRLTDAAQSMSGIVEMINNITGQINLLALNATIESARAGEAGRGFAVVASEVKGLANQAKQATDKIAQEIGSLNQISGDVVGALVAIKQAINNVSEYVTSTAAAIEEQSTVTNEMSTSMQRAAAEAAAMVNRA